One genomic window of Branchiostoma floridae strain S238N-H82 chromosome 4, Bfl_VNyyK, whole genome shotgun sequence includes the following:
- the LOC118413342 gene encoding uncharacterized protein LOC118413342 isoform X2 — MRVILGFLLCLTLVLYVAPVGGRGVKSTKKFNYEDVRRAYANAVSTLGDAVANEIGMDTFLNDLSAYAEYDGTPLADLPNTDRITIRPDEHWALTYTDPQSPGVTTALFLPETRNFDPNVGLPDELPGYAIEAIRERYPLFYERYLSDLETNYANSRTDMEFDDTTYGPDADGAYPQRTDVGGGFALERIGTAHDRLAMTYPLEVGTGRSTNESYYIEAGIEYGAFTRLWVGQFHVQAERNGTLLFCTKLNVMSFNANLGDTKMYCMRGRTKEKCNFLRTYVYVSRS; from the exons ATGCG AGTCATCCTCGGTTTTCTGCTTTGTCTCACCCTTGTGCTCTATGTGGCTCCTGTTGGCGGAAGGGGAGTTAAAAGTACGAAAA AATTCAATTACGAGGACGTAAGAAGGGCGTACGCCAATGCAGTTAGTACCCTCGGCGATGCCGTGGCTAATGAGATTGGGATGGACACCTTCCTCAACGATCTGAGCGCGTACGCAGAGTATGACGGCACCCCACTCGCTGACCTACCCAATACGGACAGGATCACCATCCGACCTGATGAGCACTGGGCTCTAACCTACACCGACCCACAAAGTCCAGGTGTCACCACAGCACTGTTCCTGCCCGAGACCAGGAACTTTGACCCGAATGTTGGGTTACCAG ACGAGCTTCCAGGCTACGCAATCGAAGCCATCAGAGAGAGGTACCCGCTGTTCTACGAGCGATACCTGTCAGACCTGGAAACGAATTATGCCAACTCGCGCACCGACATGGAGTTTGACGACACGACGTACGGGCCGGACGCCGACGGCGCCTATCCTCAGCGAACCGACGTGGGAGGTGGATTTGCCCTTGAGCGTATCGGGACTGCCCATGACCGCCTGGCGATGACCTATCCGTTAGAAGTCGGCACAGGACGGAGCACCAACGAAAGTTATTATATAGAGGCTGGTATTGAGTATGGGGCCTTTACAAGGCTTTGGGTTGGACAGTTTCATGTCCAAGCTGAACGCAATGGTACGTTGCTGTTTTGTACCAAATTGAATGTCATGAGTTTCAATGCCAATTTGGGGGATACCAAAATGTATTGCATGCGGGGGCGTACTAAagagaaatgtaattttctgcGTACTTATGTATATGTGTCAAGGTCGTGA
- the LOC118413342 gene encoding uncharacterized protein LOC118413342 isoform X5, protein MDTFLNDLSAYAEYDGTPLADLPNTDRITIRPDEHWALTYTDPQSPGVTTALFLPETRNFDPNVGLPDELPGYAIEAIRERYPLFYERYLSDLETNYANSRTDMEFDDTTYGPDADGAYPQRTDVGGGFALERIGTAHDRLAMTYPLEVGTGRSTNESYYIEAGIEYGAFTRLWVGQFHVQAERNGTLLFCTKLNVMSFNANLGDTKMYCMRGRTKEKCNFLRTYVYVSRS, encoded by the exons ATGGACACCTTCCTCAACGATCTGAGCGCGTACGCAGAGTATGACGGCACCCCACTCGCTGACCTACCCAATACGGACAGGATCACCATCCGACCTGATGAGCACTGGGCTCTAACCTACACCGACCCACAAAGTCCAGGTGTCACCACAGCACTGTTCCTGCCCGAGACCAGGAACTTTGACCCGAATGTTGGGTTACCAG ACGAGCTTCCAGGCTACGCAATCGAAGCCATCAGAGAGAGGTACCCGCTGTTCTACGAGCGATACCTGTCAGACCTGGAAACGAATTATGCCAACTCGCGCACCGACATGGAGTTTGACGACACGACGTACGGGCCGGACGCCGACGGCGCCTATCCTCAGCGAACCGACGTGGGAGGTGGATTTGCCCTTGAGCGTATCGGGACTGCCCATGACCGCCTGGCGATGACCTATCCGTTAGAAGTCGGCACAGGACGGAGCACCAACGAAAGTTATTATATAGAGGCTGGTATTGAGTATGGGGCCTTTACAAGGCTTTGGGTTGGACAGTTTCATGTCCAAGCTGAACGCAATGGTACGTTGCTGTTTTGTACCAAATTGAATGTCATGAGTTTCAATGCCAATTTGGGGGATACCAAAATGTATTGCATGCGGGGGCGTACTAAagagaaatgtaattttctgcGTACTTATGTATATGTGTCAAGGTCGTGA
- the LOC118413342 gene encoding uncharacterized protein LOC118413342 isoform X4 yields MRVILGFLLCLTLVLYVAPVGGRGVKRTKKFNYEDARRAYANTVATLDDAVAEEIGMDTFLNDLSAYAEYDGTPLADLPNTDRITIQPERWALTYTDPRSPGVTTALFLPETSNFDPNVGLPDELPGYAIAALRERYPRYYERYLSDLETNYANSRTNVEFDDATYGTEIDVPYRPTHTDLGDGFAFEHFGTTPGRLNDTIQATAPSTTESYFTGAGVIGGVRMIWVGCFPIKVKLNAETTTTKPQIQATDPSTNESYLIGAVVHGNMFWVGNSLCNL; encoded by the exons ATGCG AGTCATCCTCGGTTTTCTGCTTTGTCTCACCCTTGTGCTCTATGTGGCTCCTGTTGGCGGAAGGGGAGTTAAAAGAACCAAAA AATTCAATTACGAGGACGCAAGAAGGGCGTACGCCAATACGGTTGCAACACTGGACGATGCCGTGGCTGAAGAGATTGGAATGGACACCTTCCTCAACGACCTGAGCGCGTACGCAGAGTATGACGGCACCCCACTCGCTGACCTACCCAATACGGACAGGATCACCATCCAACCTGAGCGCTGGGCTCTAACCTACACCGACCCACGGAGTCCAGGTGTCACCACAGCACTGTTCCTGCCCGAAACCAGTAACTTTGACCCGAATGTTGGGTTAccag ACGAGCTTCCAGGCTACGCCATCGCAGCCCTTAGAGAGAGATACCCACGGTACTACGAGAGATACCTGTCAGACCTGGAAACGAATTATGCCAACTCGCGCACCAACGTGGAGTTTGACGACGCCACGTATGGGACGGAAATCGACGTCCCCTACCGGCCCACACACACTGACCTGGGGGATGGATTTGCTTTTGAGCATTTTGGGACCACCCCTGGCCGTCTGAATGATACGATCCAAGCTACAGCCCCGAGCACCACCGAAAGTTATTTTACAGGGGCTGGTGTTATAGGGGGTGTACGTATGATTTGGGTTGGATGTTTTCCAATCAAAGTTAAACTCAATG cGGAGACAACCACAACCAAGCCACAGATCCAAGCCACAGACCCGAGCACCAACGAAAGTTACTTGATAGGGGCTGTTGTCCATGGAAATATGTTTTGGGTTGGAAATTCACTTTGTAACCTCTGA